A region of Candidatus Poribacteria bacterium DNA encodes the following proteins:
- a CDS encoding M67 family metallopeptidase, with amino-acid sequence MITLKPETLSEICEHAKSEFPNECCGVILGTETQEFVQKCRNIQNELHQEDPDTYPRDARTAYVIHPDDLIAVHKEADTQQRQIKAFYHSHPNHEAYFSEKDKADATVWDEPAYPDATYLVISVYDTEIRAVKAFAWDETANDFTEVDGRLGET; translated from the coding sequence ATGATAACTTTAAAACCAGAAACCCTCAGTGAGATTTGTGAGCACGCGAAATCGGAGTTTCCCAATGAATGCTGCGGTGTTATTCTGGGAACTGAAACACAAGAATTTGTCCAGAAATGCCGAAACATACAGAATGAACTGCATCAGGAAGATCCAGACACATATCCGCGCGATGCCCGCACAGCCTACGTCATACACCCTGACGATTTAATCGCCGTTCACAAAGAGGCTGACACACAGCAACGGCAAATTAAGGCGTTCTACCACTCACATCCAAATCACGAGGCATACTTCTCCGAAAAAGACAAAGCAGATGCAACCGTATGGGATGAACCCGCATATCCGGATGCCACATATCTGGTTATCTCAGTTTACGACACCGAAATACGCGCGGTGAAGGCTTTCGCGTGGGACGAAACAGCAAACGATTTTACTGAGGTTGACGGACGGCTTGGAGAAACTTAA